From one Amia ocellicauda isolate fAmiCal2 chromosome 17, fAmiCal2.hap1, whole genome shotgun sequence genomic stretch:
- the polr3e gene encoding DNA-directed RNA polymerase III subunit RPC5, with translation MASEEDDPIIQEIDVYLAKSLADKLYLFQYPVRPASMTYDDVAHLSAKIKPKQQKVELEMTLDTMSPNYCRSKGEQIALNVDGTTSEDSNTYSTKLMDKQTFTSIQATTNTSRYAAAVFRKGELHLTPLQGILQMRPSFSYLDKADSKHREREAANEGGDSSQDEAEEDIKQITVRFSRPESEQARQRRYQSYEFLQKKQNEEPWVHLHYYGLKDGRSEHERQYLFCQCMGVTENTELVKTPSEYLAMLMPPAVKEEVAKPVTPSNVLSMAQLRTLPLGDQVKTLMKNVKVMPFANLMGLLTPGTDSTAVLRCVQQVAMLVQGNWVVKSDVLYPKDTCSPHSGVPAEVLCRGRDFLMWKFTRERCVVRKEVAAIVKLPAEDVKDFLEQMAVPRVNRGWEFLLPSDTDFVRKHPDVAQRQHMLWLGMQAKLEKVFHLSKEDMMPKKKDSAPGVVLVSGEKRLRMAKDRAREGRPALEKDLERQRAVGRDSSGAAVQVKEEPLSDGEEPMDISLTETLKNGAVNGLPHSDDSSRDSLNGHSPSCRPASPSQELRDFVSATFRKHYVLTLSELKRLFNLHLASLPPGHSLFGGISDRLLQDAILHSRCRQIMVPFPPQSSAAADEQKVFAVWETGDSFDKHRQLLFELFMKNYRVRRNVVQSRLNQEFGESVTKADLDKLLKECCISYAGMWYLKGTVQS, from the exons ATTGACGTGTACCTGGCCAAAAGCCTTGCTGACAAGCTCTACCTGTTCCAG TATCCAGTGCGTCCTGCATCAATGACTTATGATGACGTGGCCCATTTATCGGCCAAAATCAAGCCCAAGCAGCAGAAG GTGGAGTTGGAGATGACCCTGGACACCATGAGCCCCAACTACTGCCGCAGTAAAGGGGAGCAGATTGCCCTCAACGTGGACGGCACCACCTCCGAGGACAGCAACACCTACTCCAC GAAGCTGATGGACAAGCAGACGTTCACGTCAATCCAGGCCACCACCAACACTTCCCGCTACGCTGCTGCCGTCTTCCGCAAGG GTGAGCTACACCTGACCCCCCTGCAGGGCATCCTCCAGATGCGCCCCAGCTTCTCCTACCTGGACAAGGCCGACAGCAAGCACCGCGAGAGGGAGGCAGCCAACGAGG GTGGAGACTCCTCCCAGGACGAGGCCGAGGAGGACATCAAGCAGATCACG GTGCGCTTCTCCCGGCCCGAAAGTGAACAGGCCCGGCAACGGCGCTACCAGTCCTATGAGTTCCTGCAGAAGAAACAGAACGAGGAGCCCTGGGTCCACTTGCACTACTATGGACTGAAG GACGGGCGCTCTGAGCACGAGAGGCAATACCTTTTCTGCCAGTGCATGGGCGTGACAGAGAACACGGAGCTGGTGAAGACACCGAG cgAGTACCTGGCGATGCTCATGCCTCCTGCAGTGAAAGAGGAAGT TGCCAAGCCCGTCACTCCCAGCAATGTCCTGTCCATGGCCCAGCTGAGGACCCTGCCACTGGGGGACCAGGTGAAGACTTTAATGAAGAACG TGAAGGTTATGCCTTTTGCCAACCTTATGGGGCTGCTGACTCCTGGCACAGACTCCACTGCAGTTCTGCGTTGTGTCCAGCAGGTGGCGATGTTGGTGCAGGGGAACTGGGTAGTGAAGAG TGACGTGCTCTATCCCAAGGACACCTGCAGTCCGCACAGTGGCGTCCCGGCAGAGGTGCTGTGCCGAGGGCGGGACTTCctg ATGTGGAAGTTCACTCGGGAGCGCTGTGTGGTGCGGAAGgaggtggcagccatcgtgaaG CTGCCGGCGGAGGACGTGAAGGACTTCCTGGAGCAGATGGCAGTGCCCCGTGTGAACCGCGGCTGGGAGTTCTTGCTGCCCAGCGACACCGACTTCGTCAGGAAGCACCCCGATGTGGCGCAGCGGCAGCACATGCTCTGGCTGGGCATGCAAGCCAA GCTGGAGAAAGTGTTCCATCTCTCCAAAGAAGACATGATGCCAAAGAAGAAGGATTCTGCGCCAG gtgtGGTGCTGGTGAGCGGGGAGAAACGGTTGCGGATGGCCAAGGACCGGGCAAGGGAGGGCAGACCAGCGCTGGAGAAGGACCTGGAGCGGCAGCGTGCGGTGGGCAGGGATTCCTCGGGGGCAGCAGTGCAGGTCAAAGAGGAGCCGCTGAGCGACGGCGAGGAGCCCATGGACATCTCCCTCACCGAGACGCTGAAGAACGGGGCCGTGAACGGGCTGCCCCACTCAGACGACAGCTCGCGTGACTCCCTCAATGGCCACAGCCCCTCCTGCAGGCCTGCCTCCCCCTCCCAGGAGCTCAGGGACTTTGTGAGCGCCACCTTCAGGAAGCACTATGTCCTGACACTCAGCGAGCTCAAGCGCCTCTTCAACCTGCACCTGGCCAGCCTGCCACCCGGGCACAGCCTCTTCGGGGGCATCTCAGACCGCCTGCTGCAAGATGCCATTCTCCACAGCCGGTGCCGCCAGATTATGGTGCCT TTCCCCCCTCAGAGCTCGGCTGCGGCGGACGAACAGAAGGTGTTTGCGGTGTGGGAGACGGGGGACTCCTTTGACAAG CACCGCCAGCTGCTGTTCGAGCTGTTCATGAAGAACTATCGCGTGAGGAGGAATGTGGTCCAGAGCCGCCTCAACCAGGAGTTCGGGGAAAGTGTAACCAAGGCTGACCTGGACAAGCTGCTCAAG GAGTGCTGTATAAGCTATGCAGGGATGTGGTACCTGAAGGGTACAGTGCAGTCCTGA